From Rutidosis leptorrhynchoides isolate AG116_Rl617_1_P2 chromosome 3, CSIRO_AGI_Rlap_v1, whole genome shotgun sequence, a single genomic window includes:
- the LOC139901136 gene encoding uncharacterized protein, with the protein MALTKTPKEILFTEPVKETFHLPQLMEERQGPQSDKWCDFHEAYGHDTDNCKSLMREIIAKIKAGELNHLLPGKKYRRNDPNKRFTWQGKVEENETDGECRTERWMYAPIIFHTIPNWRLSEEPVVISVVIANRNITRIYTDTGSEEDILYLHCFKVYPFSVKDRLRYTNLKIAGITGESMRVVGKVKLDVTLGIHPLVRTEIVDFTVLDGRSRFNALFGRRTLRKFGAITSTPHAELHFPTPNGVAVIHSEYVEPARERSVVYEAQKTFF; encoded by the exons ATGGCTTtaactaaaactccaaaagagatcTTGTTCACAGAACCGGTTAAGGAAACATTTCACCTTCCACAACTAATGGAAGAGCGTCAGGGACCACAGAGTGACAAGTGGTGTGATTTCCACGAAGCATATGGACACGATACTGATAACTGTAAGTCGTTGATGAGGGAAATCATCGCAAAGATTAAAGCTGGGGAGTTAAACCATCTTTTACCAGGGAAAAAGTACAGGAGAAATGATCCAAACAAACGTTTTACTTGGCAAGGAAAA GTGGAGGAAAATGAAACAGACGGAGAATGCAGGACGGAGAGgtggatgtatgctccaatcatatttcatacCATTCCAAATTGGCGTCTGTCAGAGGAGCCTGTAGTTATCTCAGTTGTAATTGCAAACAGAAACATCACTCGAATCTATACTGACACAGGTAGTGAAGAAGATATTTTATATTTGCATTGTTTTAAAGTTTATCCGTTCAGCGTGAAGGATAGGCTTCGCTACACGAACTTGAAGATTGCTGGTATCACGGGAGAATCAATGAGAGTAGTTGGTAAAGTGAAACTGGATGTAACACTGGGAATACATCCTTTAGTACGAACAGAAATTGTAGACTTCACGgttcttgatggcagatcaagATTTAATGCTTTGTTTGGTAGGCGAACTCTTcgcaaatttggagcaattacttctACACCGCATGCAGAATTACATTTCCCAACACCAAATGGTGTAGCAGTGATACACTCTGAATACGTTGAACCGGCAAGGGAGAGATCAGTTGTTTATGAAGCTCAGAAAACTTTTTTTTAA